GTATATAAGTGTATCGTGTAAAAGCATAAAATTCTTATAGGGTCCGATGTTAATAACTACATCGTCCATGCTATTTACAAAATCGCAACCTGTAATAATAACTGTGCCCCTATCAGTCGCAGCCATTCCTCCAATGGATGCAATAACTGTTGAATTAGTGAATTGCGAATTCGTTAATTCAAAAGATTGATCATTATCCCTGTAAAATCCCAGGTATGAATCATCAAAAACACAATTTTCGATTTCCAGCTTATTAACATAAGCTGAAAATGTAACACCTTCGAATTGATCATCATTTATTGACAGATCAAGTTCATAATTTTTGATTTCGATGACAAAAGAGGCACCTTCTTCTGTCAGAAACGAAATATTACTTGCCAATTCAACTCCCATTACGATGTTTCCATAAACGATAATACTGTCCATACCTGATACTGCCGTGATTGTGTCATTTTGATAAAAATTCAAAGTAGCTCCATTTTCAATGATCAATTTCCCGTTATTTTCGAAACGAAGATTCCCGTCATAAGGAACAGTTAGCGTGACCCCGCTTCTAACGGTAATTTTTGTTGAAATGGTTGTTATTGGAGGAAGAGTGATATCATGGGTTACCTCAAATCCCTGAGCCATAATATTTAATGCAGGATCTCCAAAAAAATTAAATGCATGCTTATATTGTGGCACGTTTGCTTCATTTCTCATCTTACTTTCCAGGATATATTCCCCTGTAATATGTGATAAATCATTGAAAATAGTATATGGAATAAGTTCCTGAAAATATTTAGGTGGATAACAAATATCGTTAATATCAGCTTTACAACCCACATTCCTGCATGCTCCTAAAAAACCTGTAAACCCTCTTGTTCCTGAATAAGTTGTCATTCTTTCGCCAAAGCAATCGCTGATCGTATCAAAATGTCCTATATTGCATGCAATAGCATGTACTAC
This genomic window from Bacteroidota bacterium contains:
- a CDS encoding C25 family cysteine peptidase, whose translation is MDPHYDYHQPYLEFIESLVPSYFIVDEIDGAEENYEDQVYSALNEGVGTFTYFGHGDFDRWSTMTMNEMESNLINDYKSPVVHAIACNIGHFDTISDCFGERMTTYSGTRGFTGFLGACRNVGCKADINDICYPPKYFQELIPYTIFNDLSHITGEYILESKMRNEANVPQYKHAFNFFGDPALNIMAQGFEVTHDITLPPITTISTKITVRSGVTLTVPYDGNLRFENNGKLIIENGATLNFYQNDTITAVSGMDSIIVYGNIVMGVELASNISFLTEEGASFVIEIKNYELDLSINDDQFEGVTFSAYVNKLEIENCVFDDSYLGFYRDNDQSFELTNSQFTNSTVIASIGGMAATDRGTVIITGCDFVNSMDDVVINIGPYKNFMLLHDTLIY